The Danio aesculapii chromosome 7, fDanAes4.1, whole genome shotgun sequence DNA window AAAATCAAAATACTGAAGAAATGTTTTAATGCACTACCAGATCAGTTTGTAATACAGTATACAGACACTTTGCATAATTTATACAGATCTCAAAAATAGCGTGTAACGGACCAAACATCAGTCCGTATCTGGTAACTAACTGAAATGAGACATTACAATACATCAAGTACATTGAAAATATTTAGTTTGGATTAATGTACAGCTCCCAAAGTCTTCTAGATATTCACTGAGATCTTCATAAACAGCCCATCCACTGACATGCCACCGTGAAACGCCAAACTCTTACTGTTTGACTCCTCGTGAGTGTCGCGGTTCTTCGTCGTCCTCTATAATTTGATCTGTTTCAGCCTCCTGTTCGGGTCTTTGCTGAGCATCTGTTGAGGTTTGCAGTTCTCTGGATCCAGACTCCAGTCGAAACACTGTAGGAATCTGGCCCAATATGGGACAGGTCTCCTGAAGACCAGAAATCCACTGAGACAGAGTGGCTTGGTCACCCTGGCCGGCCATACACATAGCATAAACTGCCCCCTCTTCCACTGCAGGAGCAAATCAGCAGAAAGCATTGCTTAAAATTAGGTTTTATTGCTTAAAATTAGGAATTATATGCAAATAATtccatttattatcattttaagagATTAAATAAGACTttacagattatttattattccaTGCTGTAAATGCCATGTTTTTTTAGGGAAGCAAAAAACGCTATTTTTGTGTATATTACttgaaatgcaaatgagctgctgcttcttCCCGCCCCTTTTCCAGAAGTGGGCCTTCACAGCTTGTGCATCAGTtaaactgcggtcacactggacttttctccccatagacttccatttatacgcatgcgaatgcgtcagaccggaaacgcaagtttgtgcgtcaagtttcgcaaatcactgcattgcaaagttcaagctttgtgaactctgacctgcgaaatcgcatcacttgactgcatgagaccaatcgaggatcaaaacatgacctctctggacagaaattttataAATGGACCAATCGCTTGATTTTTAAAacgtctaattatcttgtttaatcccgccccttttcgcagcgctgtacgattgcgttgcaagctcaaactctagtgtgactgcggcattactctggcaacaacaaacaaaacatctgtctggcttttaaagtctgcatgaattgCAAACTATGactttttttcgtattgtgactagggctgcacgattaattgaatCTTGCAATCTTCGCAATTGGATCGCAATATTGATTCGACCTTATACGTGATCTTAATATTCTACGATTTAGCcagttatattttcaaggtcaggagagaagcataaaggcggacacacaagtcttcacagcaacatggacagcaAATGGCTtcaaaagtgtcacatactgtatttataaggtataattcacctcaATTTCATTTCTGTCTGAAATGTAATTACACATTTGTgggctcaaaaaaaaaattttaaatcccACGTGAGCGGACGCagtgtttgtttactactgagaggacgTGCACATGCCTGCCAATAATGTCTACGTTAGTGAatagaacctgcataggctgtgaataacagctaataaagctgttaataatgtttaatctgttgcacagagcgatcgttttgAAGCCACGCGGGAAGTATGATttccatgtatgtttttttacagGGTGACTGCAGCCAGGAAAGTGAAACTGGTCACACATCATTTAAATtatcatatcacattttagagttcTAATTACCACAAGCATTAGATTTTTTccctttcatagcgaacacaaggtgttgtgcatgaaaataaatgtttaacggtgtcagtataactactctagcctatataacattacataaatgcaagagggaatctgataatgacaaatgtttaattttaccagtgagcaaatggtctaataatgctgtcaatgacaaatgacaagcatatgtcagcacatttttaaagtctgttcaattctaccattccaagtctatacaaaatgttgCAGTTTAAtcaacagtagagctacacataggcctaatattaatattgttgttttaccatatatttgggtaataacaataataatagcctactcatattatcctttattttacatctacagaatcgtgagaaaatcgtgatcttcgTTTTGAgcaaaaaatcgtgattctcattttagtcagaatcgtgcagctctaattgtgactcagttcctggagaaacggaatattaaattagaaaacagtgggagtggcttgttttttctactgcgagcttattggatgtagtaaagtaggctttttattcagaaagatcgggaaaagggtttcgggagagttattacaaactAACAGACACctctcctcaccatttctgtttgttgtcatagcgctGCCAACAATTGGAGAGGTGTGGTTAACATATTTAATGCACCTCCAACCAATACCTTACCCCCAatataactgaaaacaaacaggaagtgcgttttcagatttcaattttagattacaagggcaaactattttttttctcctaATGGCATGCATagatgaattgttcactacaaaactaacaatgtgagctaacaaaatcaatatgattggtttgatttcatgtgtactttaagccTTGCCAATCAAACGGTTTATAAGCACATAGATGAAGTATGCACACAGAATTTGGCCGTCAGATGACTCTATGCATAGaatattgaaacatttttttaatacacaAAAGGTTGTGTTGTGTTAAGAATGCTGGTTATGTCTGTGAATCTAAACAGTTGGAGAAGAAGCTGCATACTGTATAGGCCCGTCTCCACTAACTGGTACAGTTCGGGTCCCTTTTATCatgcttgcatttccactgcctaaagggtaccaagggtactcttttggtgggcatggtgtacgacaaagttttagtcaacatcattctcgctcaaggaaatgtcctataaagctgtacaggtcgttcacatatcatatgagaagcacttctcacaaaacagatgctttatacacataaatacttgtgtagaaatgtttattactaacttttctataaacatgagttgattataactgcagatcattatttattaatatttaatacagcatttttggccatttttgcaGCTGTCTGTAAAGGTGGATTGTTTTGTAAACTCAATTTTGAACATGTAGACGTAAAATGTTCCCAATTTTGGCTACATCATCGTCATGTAAACATAGCCTCAGTTAATAAAGCAGTAGGAGTCTCACCGTCATCCACATTGAAACTGTGATCGTCACCCATGTCTACATTCAGATCAAGCTCCACTCGCTGAGGGAAGAACAGACTCTGCTCTGGGCAGATCATCTCAGGGTCAATTTCTTCCTCAACCTGACGAGAAATCAGATGCTTAATCTAGAATTCAAATTCTCGAAGAATCAATTGATTTTATTGTTAAGCCTTGcagtattaattaattactacTCATTCCAAATGATTATTGGATTTGAATTAAGGATTTAAATAACATGATGCTgttgaaaatagtttttactgCATATAGTATTATTTGATGCATAAAAACAGTTAAGCACAATTTATTTGAAAATTGATTTCCTTTGTAACATAATTAACACAGACTGTCGATTGTCtttcaattgacccttcgctaagccccaccCTCCTTAggtactgttgctacgcctgtcaagctttcgtgcctggcacgtctattacaatatgtatgtgcCGGTGTCACACAATGCCAGGGATATTAGTCATTTTTGCCGAACAGGtaagatatctgagaaagccaggcAAAAAAGGACAGCAGAATGCATTTCAGGGGTATATTCATGACATAAaaggcaaccgattagagaataattcaatcaaaattgaagctagcttagctTAGCCACCTCATAAGCTGACCATTCAAcgcatgcacagcaggagaggtgaaattttaaaataatctaatgataacaaattaaaccgtaatttctctatttttagtcaaaaagcctgatagattaattgttgtgcaatgaaatatggcgttactaaccgacgaggaaacacgcgTGAACAGTGCTTCTATAGAATTCATttatagaaagaacagccagaaaggggaaactgatggatttgtgccaaatattagcatcattgacccataacaatctaCAGCacctattactgtcagtatgtttgtgtgctttttatacagtttctattctaatttgctgttaagtggaaaataaataaattgaaatgcaaatcaaagtattgatagcagaagtgaacaagtAGATTTTCcttaccagcaaatattaatcagacatcaaatataaaagcagacactaaccggCTACAACGCCGTCAccaatgactaggcccacacggagtctgtgcgcgcagaattccacagatttcctcagatttttagcccatcattaattctgtttatttactcgaataaatgtgtgtaaatctatatttattcagttttttaattaattacagtaatattattgactaatatgaaaatgttcgtctgatttatgtacaatgcagtttgtacagtaatattttctgtcttttagtagatatattatatgagagacctgctttgtttaccaaatgaagtgaatctaattggatttgcaatttaaacattaaataaaagttaaaaaggtattttttatttcacatattaaggttttagttatgatactcccaaaataatttagcAGAAATCCgcaaatttttaccaaaattctcagcagaaatagcaaaaaacatctgcagattccatctggccctaccaatgactaaatctctaaaagGCAGGTGAAAACAGTGAATattagctctgacatggacatgagggttataaatgactgaaaaacagctgcgggtgaagtatattgatcgcaagtgctccaattgtgatcacatctccgttttgttctgttgatatgtaatttcaaatattcgtagcttgaaacagatggaaatatgattgctattacTATGACTACTGTTGCGAGGGCTTAAAcgaagcagtgctcataatatagaGAATACCGGTaacagatttgcacaatccatacgCACAATGCTTTGGCTTGTTTACCTCTCAAAAGCTTGACAGGCCTCCTgcacgtagctacggttgctaagccacgattggtgtgtggcggtttcgggtgtggcttagcaaTGGGTCAATTAATTAGATCCATCCTtgctaaatgtataaaaaaatttcATCTAAACTATTAAACTAAGTTTCCACAATAATTTTAGGCAGTAAAAACTCTTcagttttgataataataataagaaggtACTTTTACGTATTTGTAATTAAACAAATGCAGCTTTAGGCACCATAAGAGGCTAATTTCAAAAGAACATAAAATATGTGaatgttaatatattaaatgCCATCAGTAGCCCGATGCCAGTACCTTTTCCTCAGCTGGTATAGGGTCTGCTCTGAGTAGGTAGTAATGAACACACTTTTGCCTGAGCCACAGTGGATATGGGCCTTCCACAAACACAGGCTTGCAGGGGTTGTGTTTGGCCAGAAGAGAGCGCTGGTCTGGACTTTGAATACCTGACAACATGAAAGATGCAATAGGCTTTTTTTCGTGCTTATTTCACCAAACAATATCCAGAAATGCTATAAAAGTTAATGGCCATCATCAACTGGTTACAAACATTCTTAAAAACCTTAGGgcttatttaattaattagtgGATAGCATCAATTTGTATTAAAAGGACcctttttttataaacaaatgaGTTTTTCATATTTTCTGTGGCAGTAAAAAGACATGGAAAACTCATTTAATGGTTATTCCTACAGTACGTACCAACAATATGAGGACGTGTGATCTCTTCTCCTGATTCTGTGATGTCTGTTGATGGATACTGCaaagattaaaatataataaatcacaTTTATCAGACTGAAAGCCATTATTTCCTAATATTGTGAAATACACACTACCATAAAAAGTATGAGAGCAATGAGATTCTTTTTAGCAGAGGcactttaaatacaaaatacactACAGAGATTTATAATGTTTCTTAAATCAGAAATAAACAGTTTTCAATaggataataataattgtttcctAAGAAACAAATCTGTGTATTACAATGATTGAAAAAAATGGCTGCTGAATATTCAGCATTGCATCAGTGGAATAaaaagggtttctgcaggtttcttcaagtcaaatgtaagactttttaacactattatgaatgaaattttaggcatatacagggctaaacactaaggattttttctaatggtcaGGTTAAcgtctgtaaatagtttttgtattaatggaagatcatgtaatagatgtgttgctttagttttctaaATTAGATTAGCaaatttattttggaaaataggcaacgcagtggcgcagtaggtagtgctgtcgcctcacagcaagaaggtcgctggtttgagcctcggctgggtcagttggcttttctgtgtggagtttgcatgttctccctgcgttcgcgtgggtttcctctgggtgcttcagtttttaccacagtccaaagagatgcggtacaggtgaattgggaaggctaaattgtctgtagtgtgtgagtgagtgtatggatgtttcccaaagatgggttgcggctggaagggcatctgctgcgtaaaacgtgctggataagttggcggttcattctgctgtggcgaccccagattaataaagagactaagccgaaaagaaaataaatcagtgaatgAATTTGAGAATTTTCTGTAAATGTCTTTACAgctgttttgaattgcatttctttgcaataaaaaaaaccttaaatataaaaaaactgttgTTGTGTGTCGGCCCGATAAGTTAGCTTTACCTGGACATAggtaaattaagacctgtttaaaatgatttaagacctacaacacaatatttcagtgaatttaagacttaagGCCTAAAACTTTAAGACTCCGTGGACACcctgaataaattacattttaaaatatattcaaatataattaattaaatcagaataaaatattaaaaatagaaaatttattttaaattggtaTAATATTTCCAGGGTTTCCACCCTTCTTGAAAGCTCATTAATTTCAGGCATAAGGATTTAAGGCCTGGAAAATACTCAAAAACAACATAGGTGCTTGAAATTGCTTGAATtagatttgaaataaaataaaaatagtactgTGCTGATGTCAAAAACAGAACACAAAAACCCCCAGAAATataataatcttaaaaaaaaatcttaaatgtaaatagaaaataaaatataatcatttatcaatatttcaaaatctgcatttaaacatgttataggagttctttaaaaatgactgtttaaacagttaaaatgtttgaaaattactctgtaatttgtacatttgtaatgtaaatattaagtgtaaatgaaatgttaagtacagtaaggactttcatggTGCTACATATGCTGTGGTATtaattacaaaggtgcttgatttaaaatgaatggtgctttaaaaaaagCCCTGAATGTGGCGTTCATGAAAAAGTGGGAACCCTGTATATCACTACACTGTACTATCACAGAAATGCAACCTTGTCAAACTTAAATAAACATACCTGGTAGATTGTTATTTTAGCATCCAGATCAGCAGCAATCCGTGTTAGACTGAATTGAGCAAGCTCTACTGGATCACTGGGAAGCACATGTGGGACGGGGTATGGGTTTGTGTGCTTGAATTTAGGAAACCAGTACATGATACGCTGGAACTTCCTTATGGGATGACTCTTCTCCCCAAAAATCTGAACCAATAAAACTTTGGTTTCTATGTTCGGCATGACACCTGGCAAAATATTGAAggcaaagaattaaaaaaacaaaataaaaataaaaatcaatgacGCAATTTAATCAGTTTCTATTttctcaaaacaaaaacacacaagtaCACACCATAATTCTCCATCTGCTCCAGCACCTGGACTCCACACTCTTGCTGCCGTGGGTAGTGGTTGAACATCCTCTGTATGAAGTTTTGTGGCACAAACACCTCTTTAGGAAACACATCCAGGAGTTTGTTGTAAACGGTAACGTCACATTCGACACCAAATTCGGGCATCTTCTTCAGGGCAGCGTATATAAACTCCACATGCCCTCGTCGCCGAATGTCCTTGCTTTTGAAAACTTCCACGACCCTGTTAAATTCGACTTTGGTTTTTGAGTCTCCAGCAGCTCGGTCAAAATATCATCATGCGTGACTAAAGTTTTGTCTTTATGACGTGTCTCGTCCTCAACTAATTTTTCAATGTCTGTCCGATTTTGGCGGTCCGTGGAACACACTGCACTGCGGTGGAATGGCCTCAGgagctaaaaaacaaacaagcagaggggttaaagggaccgttcacaaaaaaatgaaattgtgtcatcaagtaaaaggtgagtaaatgttccaaacatttctttattctgttgaacacaaaagaagatattttgaagaatgcttaaaacctgtaaccattgacttccatagtatttttgttcctactatggacatcaatggttacaggttttcagctttcttcaaaatatcttcttttgtgttcaagagaataaAGAAAGTTTGTAAACACTGTGTAAATAgtaggggtgaactatccctttaatgcaggCACCCACAGTCTCTAATCCAGCATTATTCAGATGTAAAGATGTACCTGAACATGGATGTGCTGTGATCCAGGGGTTTTCAGATGTGCTCGGCCAGGCAGGATCACTCGCCTTACAGGGGTTCCCAAAAAACGGGAAACGCACCTGACGCACTGCAACCGTAGCAGATGATGAGAGGCGCTCATGATGACGACATCACAAATCATTTCAGATCAATTACAGATGTACTGAAATAAGCCTAGAAGGAAACAACAGAACGTATTAGAATATTTAACTCTTTGTGACAACAATGTATCTTAACGTAATTAAAAATAACTTAACCACTTGGAAGTTCTCTGTTTCTCAGGAGTTTGTCATGATATACTGTTATGTTAAAGGCATGGTTCATCCAAAACTGTAAatctatcatttactcacctttcccTTGTTCCAAAGTGGTTTCAAGTGGACTGGAActcaaagaaagatattttgaagaaggctgaaaACCTGTTCCTACTATAGAAGACAATAGTGACAGGTTCCCTTACTATAGAAGACAATAGTTTTTCTACTATACAAGTCAATTGTGACAGGTTTttccctactatagaagtcaatggtgacaggttttccctactatagaagtcaatggtgacaggttttccTATGATAAAAGTTGGTGACAGGTTTTCCTTCTGTAGATGTTAATGTTgacaggtttctagctttcttcaaaatatcgctTTTTAAATTATACTTTATTCTAATATTCTAATTGCTTCCCCATATTAAATAATTAGATTTGGAGCATAAAAACGGGATTTTCAAGTGGTCTCAATATTTCTTAATAGAGGTATAtctaaatgattcaattaaaatcAATGATCATCACTTTgtgacatctatctatctatctatctatctatttattctgGGAATTCAATGCCAAACAAGTGTAATGCATGATTATATAATGCAACAATCACATTATCTGTGGCTTTCGCTGTTGGATTGTATCATATTTATAATTATCCGAAATAAAAAATAGACTATGAATTACAAAACAAgcgtaaataatactttaaatgtacTCACGATCCCTGAATTGAGTGGGTTCATTTTGCTGTCAAGTCTCCTTCAAACACGCACCGGCGAGTTTCCTGGTGCGCCATCCACAAACCTCCCCCTGAAACGCTAGAAAGACGCATTCCCTCATATATTGGTTCCTACGTTATTCAATCCATCAACACTAGATGGCAGAGATGTATCGACTAAAAAAACTCCCATCTGCAGCTGtcaaagttttgtttttagtttgccTTTAAGCGGGGTTTTGAGAGAGGGAACGGTAGAGCAGCGGATTAGCGCGATTTATTTCAGTTTCGCTTCGCGTGGAGAGAAGGATGAATTAGAAATCAACGTTTTTTACACGGACGCGGTTTCTGGAGCGAATCCAGCCTGAGTTGCACTTGCCTCCTCATGCGAAAGATAGATTCACTCTGTGCTCATTTCCTGGATTCGTGATTTCAGAGTTACAACAACTTCTGCAATCCTCTCAGTGGCTCAGTGTTTATTGTGCGTGAGGGTCCCGCAAACACCAGGCAATGCTGCAGCTGACTGCACACACTGCCTTACTGCCAATGGGACATACTCATTTAATCCGAAAATTGTGAAATCTGCAAGGAGTGTTTGATTCAGTCATGGATGGATCTACGACCAGTCTTGGTGAGTTGATAAATACTGTCATTTACTCTGTTTATGTCTTCGTAACATGAATATAAACGAGAACTTTTGTTTTTAACGTTAGTTTGTTGTTAaagcaacttttgtttttttagtttggtGTTTTTAGTTTGTTGTTGAGTTAACTAACTTAGTTTAGCTAAACACTATCAACAACTGAGTTTGTTAAAATGCGAATGAAGCAACGCATGCTACTGTTGACATTTAAACATGCGGTTAAAAcggttgaaactaaactaaaccgtaattaagtttactttatttaatgaatatacactttttatatgtatatctagttgttttattatatatgaaGCGCGTGTGTATGTAACTGCAgggtgtaacagttactgacactGTATCAGGCTTCCCTCGTAGAAAAAAAACACCATGGTAACAAAGTTTCCGACAACGGTTACTGTAATTATTGTATTATAGCGTTTACGATTGTTTGATTTGAGCTAAAAGAGTAGCTTAAGCAAGTCTAAACTTGTTTGTTGGTCTCGTAATGTGGCCAGACAGGCTGGTGTTTTGCTGGGAGCTCTGGCTAACTGAAATGTGTCTAAAAAAATCAGAAAACAGGCCTGACTAGCGTAAGAATGCGTTCAATACTTTTAAACCAACGGCTTTAgctaaattaaacacaaattctGATAAcgtattatacactgtaaaacctaatagtaaactttatcaaatgaaatgagtgtagttaactcaaaatggactgaaagttaattctgcttatttgaagagttttgaactcagtgttgaaggcaatgcgttaattaaatacctcattcaacttaaatggagtatgttcacagtactcatattgattgattgatttttttttttactcaaatggtttgtagcaatcggtttccccaAACAGTTTGAGCtgccttaatttattgggttttactgtactccgttggtttaagttctcttcatttattgggtttattATGTGTCTAATATTTcttttttaggctacatgcagatataaacccctattttacaagaaatgtgttttgtaaatacttcagatgtctatcggtgctctagaacGGCCAGTTTCAGACTATCAAATgatatttttcctagcattgatATATAGGGgaatcaaatgtatatttatactaAACATGTTTaatgattaatatttattataaagattagAGATCAGAGAAAgcaatttcttactattaaaccccccatacatcttgtttttaaTTCGCACCTTGCTAAGAGGCTcgtttgaatgtatttttaacactAATTATAGAAACTATGGATTTTTGTGAAAACATATGATCAATTTCTGCACAAgctgttgtttttattgatttttatagtGTTTTGTGTAATCTTTTGCACTATTTGGTTTGAATTTGTGTTACATTTTGTTGTGATGTTTTTGCTTTAATGACAGacctacacctacaacaacaacAGCGGCAGTTCATTGCATAATTTCTGTCAACAGAatacaacagaaaaagaaaattctCACTTCCTCTGTTGGCCTGATGGCTGTTTCTTATCTTACTTTGATTGTTTCTGAAACATTGTGGCAAGCCACTTTAACAGTTATTTGTTAGAAATGACTAgttatcttgtttattttattttttaggtcTCTATtagttttattgttaaataatttacCAGACCCTGCAGGCCCGTAGCAAGCCTGGTGAAAGCGGTGGTTCTTTCTTCTCAAAAAGTGTTATCAgtagttatttgcctcattttccatttaattatgagatttaaatactgcattttagtgacattttaagcactatttttaactggattagcttgtcagatggtcatcaaaaCCACACTTTCTCATGTACAAAATATTTCCCGAAGATTTGgaataaagaaatgtgaaaaaaagacttatttttaaatttattacatcatatatcattagggaTAAAAGGGcgtctgttaaagttttaaactaaAAACTGTTGCCTATGgccatttattaggcaaataacaaactgaccagcacattcaactcaattttgccatttaaaaaataataattaaaacatttagaatgaaagtcacttgtaaaatgttttttttttcctatttaagaacaatacagtagcgaaagaagacttctcttatgtcagattgtatatttttgtgcacaGCTGGATGAAAAAACTcgtgaaaaatatttgttagcattggccaaaacggATTAGCTGAAGTCCCACTGAAGAGGCAGCCAATaaaggattccgcttggtcttaaagccttttctttgggttattaagttttttttagtagtattaataataataaaataataataataataaagttagtaAATTAaactgaagtgctttgaaatgtgcagttttaattTGATGTTTGATGAAATCTCAACAGAAAAATGAAGACAGGGCGGACAGAATAGCTCCTCCACAAAAACAATAATGTTTactttttatcacagctctgccagtgagagtggtcaAATgaagctcaagcgcatcaaatgaaaagcaaatgagaagcatcttgaaaggggcggggcatgtctgaTTCTAGAGAGCATTAGATTGGTCAAGTATGAGGTGaggtgaataaaaccgttgatccactTAGGCTTAAGTGAATTAAACACTaaatttgtcactgttttggtgcacactagctaatagatatccttaaaactaaacgATCTATCTAACTAtcctgaaactaacatctaaaatgtattattttcatttCACAAGACCTTTATATTGTTCATAGCAAAAGATCTAAATAATACTGTAAGTGTGTGCTCACATttgtattaattcagttttttagGTTAGTTTGGTCCGAACTAAGAAAAAGGAAATTTTGTATTTAGTCCATTTACTGTTTAAATAGTTCTTAATTACTGTACAAAACAAACTAAGAAAAAGTAGCTTTTATGAGGCCTCTGAAAAATGTCAGCATTCACACTTATTCAAGATGAACTACACTTACAAAACAATCACACCATTATAAGTTGTATGGTGCTTTAcccttggttcaattgcctggactgaacccaagtttgattgcctccccttgccaccttctcggctggtttgttcacaccgtcttttttccttctgaaccctggtacacttgcgtcatcaagctgctgcTGCAGAAGCAAATCACCAAAATGGAAAGACAAACGCACATCACAGTCATTCTGCTTTtcct harbors:
- the ecsit gene encoding LOW QUALITY PROTEIN: evolutionarily conserved signaling intermediate in Toll pathway, mitochondrial (The sequence of the model RefSeq protein was modified relative to this genomic sequence to represent the inferred CDS: inserted 1 base in 1 codon) is translated as MICDVVIMSASHHLLRLQCVRCVSRFLGTPVRRVILPGRAHLKTPGSQHIHVQLLRPFHRSAVCSTDRQNRTDIEKLVEDETRHKDKTLVTHDDXFDRAAGDSKTKVEFNRVVEVFKSKDIRRRGHVEFIYAALKKMPEFGVECDVTVYNKLLDVFPKEVFVPQNFIQRMFNHYPRQQECGVQVLEQMENYGVMPNIETKVLLVQIFGEKSHPIRKFQRIMYWFPKFKHTNPYPVPHVLPSDPVELAQFSLTRIAADLDAKITIYQYPSTDITESGEEITRPHIVGIQSPDQRSLLAKHNPCKPVFVEGPYPLWLRQKCVHYYLLRADPIPAEEKVEEEIDPEMICPEQSLFFPQRVELDLNVDMGDDHSFNVDDVEEGAVYAMCMAGQGDQATLSQWISGLQETCPILGQIPTVFRLESGSRELQTSTDAQQRPEQEAETDQIIEDDEEPRHSRGVKQ